One Bremerella sp. JC817 genomic window carries:
- a CDS encoding aminotransferase class IV: protein MAEPIAYWEGTWKPHRELTIPLNDAGFQLGTTVAEQLRTFNGKIFRLDQHLDRLWRSLEILGVQSPESRESLTDVVHQIIEHNFPLLPAGADLGVSIFVTPGPLEQVSRPHKTGRLAVHTQMVAFKTFAHLYEAGQPLIVPSTRQTPVECWPRELKVRSRVHYYLADLEAKREDPTARAVLLDMDGYVMEATTANIAKYHPNTGLELPPAELVLPGISIATLTELAKRLDIPVTHRQLTPEDFATADEVLLTSTSPCVIPCNTWNGKPISVGKPGPIFKQLIEAWEEMVGLNVREQALRFAT, encoded by the coding sequence ATGGCCGAGCCAATTGCCTATTGGGAAGGAACCTGGAAACCGCATCGTGAATTGACCATTCCGCTAAACGACGCAGGCTTCCAGCTTGGCACAACCGTGGCCGAGCAATTACGAACCTTCAACGGCAAGATCTTTCGCCTGGACCAACATCTCGACCGGCTCTGGCGAAGCCTCGAAATCCTGGGGGTCCAATCGCCTGAGTCGCGTGAATCGCTGACGGACGTCGTTCATCAGATTATCGAGCACAACTTTCCGCTGCTGCCAGCCGGTGCCGATCTGGGTGTCTCGATCTTCGTCACGCCAGGCCCGCTAGAGCAAGTCAGCCGTCCGCATAAGACGGGTCGCCTGGCCGTCCATACACAGATGGTCGCCTTCAAGACCTTCGCCCATCTGTACGAAGCGGGGCAGCCGCTGATTGTTCCGTCGACACGTCAAACACCGGTCGAATGCTGGCCTCGGGAATTGAAGGTTCGGTCGCGAGTCCATTACTACCTGGCCGATCTGGAAGCAAAACGGGAAGATCCGACCGCTCGGGCAGTCCTGCTCGACATGGATGGCTACGTGATGGAGGCCACCACGGCGAACATCGCCAAGTATCATCCCAACACCGGGCTGGAGCTTCCACCCGCCGAACTGGTGCTGCCTGGCATTAGCATCGCAACGCTGACCGAACTGGCCAAGCGACTCGATATTCCGGTCACGCATCGGCAGCTCACGCCAGAAGACTTCGCCACAGCGGACGAGGTGCTGCTGACCAGCACTTCCCCCTGCGTGATCCCGTGCAATACATGGAACGGCAAGCCAATCAGCGTGGGCAAACCTGGGCCGATCTTCAAGCAATTGATCGAGGCCTGGGAAGAAATGGTCGGGCTGAACGTTCGCGAGCAGGCGCTTCGATTCGCAACCTAG
- a CDS encoding HEAT repeat domain-containing protein, producing the protein MTFRRPANSPFFQMVAAASLFWGSCAVAQAEIFHMASGGTIEGTLLNPDQSPRTTYEVKTDSGTLVLGKTTVRDVVAFSAQLKQYEQFLPRMPDTIEGQFQMARWCDENNLPDKRDFHYNEILKQDPDNEAARKALGYERFQNKWIIREDWMRQQGYVRDGGRWRFPQDIKMKEQESSNEDKQVEWRKQVRIWKSWLKRGGDRAQEAANGLRTVKDPYAGLALVELLDGEDNASIKQLVVEGLSNIKTAQTTMALVSLAANDPNDTVRDLATIGLENRDNQVAVAYLIKQLKSSDNTQVNRAAIVLGRLKHPASVLPLMDALVTTHKFQVTKGGDPGRTNAAFSNQGGGGMSFGQPKAQIVEQDLTNTAVLVALKEILGDQVDFQFNEAGWKTWYANKKIPLTVDMRRDI; encoded by the coding sequence GTGACGTTTCGACGCCCTGCCAACTCGCCTTTCTTTCAGATGGTCGCTGCGGCGAGCCTCTTCTGGGGAAGCTGCGCCGTGGCCCAGGCCGAGATCTTTCATATGGCCAGCGGCGGGACCATCGAAGGGACACTTCTCAACCCGGATCAATCGCCTCGCACGACGTACGAAGTGAAGACCGACTCTGGCACGCTGGTGCTGGGGAAGACCACGGTTCGTGATGTGGTGGCGTTCTCGGCCCAGCTCAAACAGTACGAGCAGTTTCTGCCTCGCATGCCCGACACGATTGAAGGGCAGTTTCAGATGGCGCGCTGGTGCGACGAGAACAACCTGCCGGACAAGCGAGACTTTCATTACAACGAAATCTTGAAGCAAGACCCCGATAACGAAGCGGCCCGCAAGGCCCTTGGCTACGAGCGATTCCAGAACAAGTGGATCATCCGCGAAGACTGGATGCGTCAGCAGGGCTACGTTCGCGACGGTGGTCGCTGGCGGTTCCCACAAGACATCAAGATGAAAGAGCAAGAGAGCTCGAACGAAGACAAACAGGTCGAATGGCGTAAACAGGTACGGATCTGGAAGTCGTGGCTCAAGCGTGGTGGTGATCGTGCTCAAGAGGCCGCCAACGGTTTGCGAACGGTGAAAGATCCTTACGCAGGTCTGGCCCTCGTCGAACTCCTCGATGGCGAAGACAATGCTTCGATCAAGCAGTTAGTGGTCGAAGGCCTTTCCAACATCAAGACGGCTCAGACAACGATGGCCTTGGTCAGCCTGGCGGCGAACGATCCGAACGATACCGTTCGCGACCTGGCCACGATCGGCCTCGAGAATCGCGATAATCAAGTCGCGGTTGCCTACCTGATCAAGCAGCTTAAGAGCTCGGATAACACGCAGGTAAATCGAGCAGCGATCGTTCTCGGCCGACTCAAGCATCCGGCCAGTGTTTTGCCGCTGATGGATGCCCTGGTCACGACGCACAAGTTTCAGGTCACCAAGGGTGGCGACCCTGGGCGTACCAACGCCGCGTTCAGCAACCAGGGTGGTGGAGGCATGTCGTTCGGACAGCCGAAGGCCCAGATCGTCGAACAGGATCTGACCAACACTGCCGTCCTGGTCGCATTGAAAGAGATCTTGGGTGACCAGGTCGACTTCCAGTTCAATGAAGCTGGTTGGAAAACCTGGTACGCCAACAAGAAGATCCCGCTCACGGTCGACATGCGTCGCGACATCTAG
- a CDS encoding T6SS immunity protein Tdi1 domain-containing protein — MSRRILSDYSGCLSMLFDSSFPRDPLPSPSTCPTAAFDKIEPLAHGITEFFASRSGGSFGKGIYRLFEVTEIPTWNDIVSHAFPGYQKRIMCFGFDWQGRVFALDAARKTEGQYEILLFEIGSGEIFQIPSNFLELHNREFIEFADDALGKSFYDEWLASGGEPPSHDECIGFEVPLFLGGEQDVENLSPTSMEVYWEISGQLLQQTADMEEGTVLGNIEIEDD; from the coding sequence GTGTCACGCCGCATTCTGTCCGACTATTCAGGATGCCTCAGCATGCTCTTCGACAGTTCCTTCCCGCGCGACCCGCTTCCTTCGCCATCGACCTGCCCGACGGCCGCTTTCGACAAGATCGAACCGCTGGCCCACGGAATCACCGAGTTTTTTGCCAGCCGTTCTGGTGGTTCATTCGGCAAGGGAATCTATCGACTGTTCGAGGTGACCGAGATTCCGACCTGGAACGATATCGTTTCGCATGCCTTTCCTGGCTATCAGAAACGCATTATGTGCTTCGGTTTCGACTGGCAGGGGCGTGTCTTCGCACTGGATGCAGCGCGGAAAACCGAGGGGCAATACGAGATATTGTTGTTCGAAATAGGCTCGGGTGAGATCTTCCAGATCCCTTCGAACTTCCTTGAGTTGCATAACCGGGAATTCATCGAATTCGCGGATGATGCTCTCGGAAAGTCGTTCTACGACGAGTGGCTGGCCTCGGGAGGCGAGCCGCCAAGCCACGACGAATGCATCGGATTCGAGGTGCCGCTATTCCTGGGAGGCGAGCAGGATGTCGAAAACCTTTCACCCACCAGCATGGAAGTCTACTGGGAAATCTCGGGGCAATTGCTGCAACAAACGGCCGATATGGAAGAAGGCACCGTCCTCGGAAATATCGAGATCGAAGACGATTAG
- a CDS encoding acyl-CoA thioesterase, with product MLTNIHRYPIEVVADDIDVQGHVNNLVYLKWMQDAAVAHSLEKGWGHKEYGELGCSWVVRAHQIEYRFPAFENDQLEVVTWVDSFRRASCVRKYEIVRRSDQKVVAIAQTNWAFVDLEKRMPAKVPQVIIEAFRSDDLAQTS from the coding sequence ATGCTCACCAACATCCATCGTTATCCAATCGAAGTCGTTGCCGATGACATCGACGTCCAAGGGCACGTGAACAACCTCGTCTACTTGAAGTGGATGCAGGATGCCGCGGTGGCTCATTCTTTGGAAAAAGGTTGGGGGCATAAAGAATACGGCGAGCTCGGCTGCAGTTGGGTCGTTCGGGCCCATCAGATCGAGTATCGCTTTCCCGCTTTCGAGAACGATCAGTTGGAAGTCGTGACCTGGGTCGATTCGTTCCGCCGAGCTTCCTGTGTGCGTAAGTACGAGATCGTTCGACGCAGCGACCAGAAGGTCGTAGCGATCGCTCAGACGAACTGGGCCTTCGTCGATCTCGAGAAGCGGATGCCGGCTAAGGTGCCACAAGTGATCATCGAAGCCTTCCGATCGGACGATCTGGCCCAAACGTCTTAA
- a CDS encoding HAD-IA family hydrolase, with protein MEFAGYIFDLDGTLADTMPAHFLAWRQTAEKHKLELSEDRFYALGGVPSERIFAMLAEEQGVVIDPLACAHEKEDAFIELISEVEPIEPVIEVLRANHGKVPMAVATGAMKWVMDRIIDQLELRHYFQAFVSSEDTTRHKPFPDVFLEAARRLNVAPEKCCVYEDAQLGIEAGQAAGMHVVDVRNLHTPRRITAGA; from the coding sequence ATGGAGTTCGCGGGGTATATCTTCGACCTGGACGGCACTTTGGCCGATACCATGCCGGCACATTTTCTGGCTTGGCGGCAAACGGCCGAGAAACACAAGCTGGAATTATCGGAAGATCGCTTTTACGCGCTCGGGGGGGTGCCATCGGAACGTATCTTCGCGATGCTGGCCGAAGAGCAGGGCGTTGTTATCGATCCTCTGGCTTGTGCTCATGAGAAGGAAGACGCGTTCATTGAGCTGATCTCGGAAGTCGAACCCATTGAACCGGTCATCGAAGTCTTGCGAGCCAATCATGGCAAAGTGCCGATGGCCGTCGCCACAGGTGCGATGAAATGGGTGATGGATCGCATCATTGATCAGCTTGAACTGCGGCACTACTTCCAGGCATTTGTTTCTTCGGAAGATACCACACGGCACAAACCGTTTCCGGATGTGTTCCTGGAAGCGGCTCGCCGGTTGAATGTCGCCCCTGAAAAATGCTGCGTTTACGAAGATGCCCAACTGGGGATCGAAGCAGGCCAGGCCGCTGGCATGCATGTCGTAGACGTGCGAAACTTACATACTCCACGGCGAATCACCGCCGGAGCTTAA
- a CDS encoding PQQ-binding-like beta-propeller repeat protein, with product MRLPIFLSFCLTLLLGNTLSAEDNWPEFRGSDGNGTSLSADVPTDLSDSSNIAWKVEPHGKGWSSPVIWGDQLWITTATVDGKKQYALCYDRNSGETIHDLLLFENESPDEAHETNSYASCTPAIEEGRVYVHFGKYGTACLDTKTGEKLWERRDFECNHHRGPASSTVIDDKHVYVAYDGFDLQYVVALDKKTGETVWKVDRNIDYGTDNGDRKKAYGTALLINHEGRRQLIYPSAVETQAFDPDTGKILWTVRHGGMNAAIRPVYRHGLVYIFAGDGQDKLVAVDPSGSGDVTLTHVAWRAGKGIPLRPGPVFVDNKIFLLEDKGVVSCLDAKNGDTLWVKRIGGNYRASLLCAGDNLYAFTDDGHATVFKVADDYEEVAQADFPSGFQASGAVVGDSLYLRSVKGLYCFRNPK from the coding sequence ATGCGTCTGCCGATTTTCCTTTCTTTCTGTCTGACACTGCTTCTCGGGAACACTTTGTCGGCTGAGGACAACTGGCCCGAGTTTCGTGGTTCGGATGGGAACGGTACCAGCCTTTCGGCGGACGTGCCGACCGATCTGTCCGACTCCAGCAACATTGCCTGGAAAGTCGAACCACACGGCAAAGGTTGGTCGTCTCCCGTGATTTGGGGAGACCAGCTGTGGATCACCACCGCCACTGTCGATGGCAAGAAACAGTACGCCCTTTGCTACGACCGCAACAGCGGCGAAACCATTCACGACTTGCTACTGTTTGAAAACGAAAGCCCTGACGAAGCGCACGAAACCAACAGCTATGCCTCGTGCACCCCAGCGATCGAAGAGGGACGAGTCTACGTTCACTTCGGCAAATATGGCACGGCCTGCCTCGATACGAAGACGGGCGAGAAGCTATGGGAACGCCGTGACTTTGAATGCAATCACCACCGTGGCCCTGCTTCGAGTACGGTCATCGACGACAAGCACGTTTACGTCGCCTACGATGGATTCGATTTGCAGTATGTCGTGGCTCTCGACAAGAAGACCGGCGAGACCGTCTGGAAGGTCGATCGCAATATCGACTACGGCACCGATAATGGCGACCGCAAGAAGGCGTACGGCACGGCGCTGCTGATCAACCATGAAGGACGCCGCCAATTGATCTATCCGAGCGCCGTCGAAACGCAGGCCTTCGATCCTGACACTGGGAAGATTTTGTGGACCGTGCGTCACGGTGGCATGAACGCCGCGATTCGCCCGGTCTATCGCCACGGCCTTGTCTACATCTTTGCCGGCGACGGCCAAGACAAGCTGGTCGCCGTCGATCCTTCCGGAAGCGGGGATGTCACGCTGACGCATGTTGCCTGGCGCGCAGGCAAAGGAATCCCGCTTCGCCCAGGCCCCGTTTTCGTCGACAACAAAATCTTCCTGCTGGAAGATAAAGGGGTCGTTTCATGCCTCGATGCCAAGAATGGCGATACCCTGTGGGTGAAGCGAATCGGCGGGAACTATCGTGCTTCACTCTTATGTGCCGGCGACAATCTGTATGCATTCACCGACGATGGCCATGCCACCGTCTTCAAAGTTGCGGACGACTACGAAGAAGTCGCTCAGGCCGACTTTCCCTCAGGCTTCCAAGCCTCCGGTGCCGTGGTCGGCGATTCACTTTACCTCCGCAGCGTGAAAGGGTTGTACTGCTTCCGGAATCCGAAGTAG